The DNA sequence TGGTCTGCCACTTGGTGGCCCCCAGGGCTAGACTTCCTTCCACATAGCTGCGCGGCAAAGCTTTGATGGCCTCTTCCGTCGAGCGCACCAGCACCGGCAGCATCATGAGAGCCGCTGTCAGGGACCCGGACAAAATGGACCAGCCTCCCGTTAACGGCTTCAGGATTACGACAAAGAAAGTAAAGCCGAACAGGCCATACACAATGGAAGGGATCCCGGCCAGTACATTGACGCCAAACCGCACCCACCGGGTAAAGAGACCTGACGGGGCATACTCGGCCAGGAAGACCGCCGTACCGATGCCTAAGGGAGTTGCCACGACTACGGTCACGATTACGAAATAAACGGTACTTACGATAGCCGGGAAAATACCACCCGCTGCACCCATTTTGCGGGGACTGCCCGTAAGAAAATCCCAATCGATCATGGGCAGGCCCTGCGATAGGATATAGACAATGATCACCAGCAGGATTACCACTGTCAACAATCCATTGACCCAGAGAACTCCTTGCACCACCTTTTCTACCTGTTGGGGTTTCATTTCACTTGCCCTCCTTGCGCCGCGATTTTCACCGCCAGGGCATTCAAGAGGACAATTAAGACAAATAATACGATCCCCGTGCCGTACAAAGCTTGCGTGTGGGGACCCTGGGCAGCATAGCCGATTTCGATGGCAATATTGCTGGTCAAGGTCCGGACAGGTGAAAACAAGGAAGTGGGCACCAGGGCCGTATTGCCGGCGACCATGATCACCGCCATGGTCTCTCCGATGGCTCTTCCCATACCTAAAATTATACCAGTAAAGATCCCTGAGCGGGCCACCGGCAGGACCACTTCCTTGATCGTCTGCCACCGGGTCGCCCCTAAAGCCAGGGATCCCTCTTTGAACTCCCGTGGTACCGCCTGTAAAGCATCGACGCCCATGTTAATCACCGTAGGAGCAATCATAATGGACAGGATCATCACCGCCGCCAATAGGCTAAACCCGGTGGCCGGAGCCCCGGCACTCTGACCGGTCAGGAAAGCCTTTTCCAGGGCCCGGACGATAGGTACCACCGTGGTCATGCCGAACAGTCCATAGATCACCGAGGGAATCCCTGCCAGCAGTTCAATGGCCGGGTTAAGCACAGATACGGCTCTTTTCGGTGCATACTCCGCCAAAAAGACGGCCGTCAGCAGGCTGAAAGGCACTCCTAACACCAAAGCACCGAGAGTGACGGCGATACTGCCTACCAGCATGGGGAAAACGCCGAACTTGCCGGCACCGGGGCTCCATTCCAATCCCAACAAGAAACCCGCCGGCCCGGGGTCCTTGAATACCGGATAACCCTGCAGGAAGATGAAAAATCCAATTGCAACAAAAGCTAGGAGAAAAATCCCGGCACTAATTCCTAACAAAGCAGTATATAAATGCTCCAGCTTAATTCGCCCTGTCATAACTCTGGCTCATCCCTCCCGGCACCATCAGTTTCCTACGGGCACAAAACTCTCCCCGACAATCCTCTGCCCCTCCGGACTCAACACAAACTCGATAAAAACTTGCGTCAACCCTTGAGGCTCTTCCCCGGTCAAAAACAGGAAGGGCCTGGCGATTTTGTAACTGCCATCCAGGATGGCAGCCGTGCTCGGTGCCACCCCATCAATGGTTACGGCTTTGACTTGGTCATTGATCATCCCGGCGGAGATAAAACCGATGGCATCGGGATTACCCGCCACGGCGGTACGAACGGCACCGGTGGAGTTCTGCACCAGGGCTTCCACCGGTATGGTTTCCCCCTCGCCCAGTACCATTTCCTCGAAGGCACCCCGGGTACCGGAACCTTCTTCCCGTACCACCAGCATGATAGGAGCGTCATTCCCTCCCACTTCCCGCCAATTGGTGATTTCTCCGGAGAAGATTTTTCTGAGTTGGTCTAAGGTCAAATCATTTACTTCATTGTCCCGGTGAACAATAATGGCAATGCCGTCCTTGGCGATAAGAAATTCTTTAACCTGCTTCTCCTCCGGTTGCAATTCCCTGGAGGAGGTACCAATATCCACCGTGCCCGTTTGCGCCCCCTTGATGCCGGCTCCGGAACCGCCGCCGGCAACGTCGATTTTCACACCGGGATGTCTCGCCATGAATTCGGCCGCCAGTTCCTCCGCCAGTCCTTGTACCGAGGTAGAACCGCCGATTTGGATGGAACCGCTTAATGTGCTCCCATTGCTATCTTGCGCACATCCACAAAACACTAATCCCACCGCGACCATGCCTAACCAGGAAATGACTTTTTTCCACCGCCTCATACCGGTGACTCCACTCCCTTTCTTTAAGATATTGGCTTGTTCAAGCCCATTATAGAGGGGCATTCTTAAAGAAATGTTAAGGGAATGTTAAATCTGCGGCGGTACAGGTGAAGAACGTGCCTGTGGTGGTAAGATGGCGTCAATCATTGACTTTAGAGGTTAATTATGGGATAATGAGGCAAAAACGACGGGAGGTATCGCCATGGCCAAATTGACGGAAGCCATGAAAGAAATGGTGGCCAACCATCAATGCTACATAGCCACGGTGGATGAGAACGGGTATCCCAATATCGGACCGAAACGCTCCACCCGGGTACTGGACGATTCAACTTTGATGTTTGTGGAAGGCACCGGCAAGCAAACTTATCAGAATTTACTGGCAAATCCCAAGGTGGCAATTGCCGTCGCGGACCGGAGTGTTTTAGACGGGTATCGCTTTGTGGGCACGGCGGAAGTGCTGCACGAAGGAGAGTTATACGAGCGGGCAGCCGCCATGTCCGCCCAGGCGGGCATGCCCAAACCGAAAGCGGTGGTAAAAGTGCACGTGGAAGCTATCTACAGCCTTAAACCCGGGTCGGCGGGGGAACGAATCGATTAGGCGCTCAGGGCTTGAAAAGGCTGGACCTTTTAATAGTCCCTTTACCGTACTTATCATTAAGCTGGTCTACCAATTGGGCCAGCTTAATTTCTTTTTCTTTCCGGTCATCGAAGAGGCTGAGCTGCCTCCCCTGCTCCAGGTTGGAAACCTGGATTCCGACCAGGCGAATGGGAGCCAGGTTTTTCAAAGACAGGTAAAGTTCCCTGGCAGCGGCGAAGATATCTTGATCGGTATAGAATAAATCTTCCGAGGTACAGGACCTGGTAATGGTTTTAAAATCCGCATACCTGATTTTCAGGGTGACGGTCCTGGCCAAATGACCGGATTTTCTCAGCCGGTAACCTACTTCTGCACTCAAGCCGTTTAGAATCGACAGCACTTGTTTCTCATCCGTCACATCCTCCGGCAGGGTTTCCTCCCGGCCGATGGATTTCCGTTCCCGGTCCAGGACCAGAGGCCGGTCATCCCGCCAGTGGACGTAGTCATACATTTCTTCGCCCCAGCTGCCGAATTCCCGCAAGAACCATTCCCGGGGATAAGCAGCCAGCTGGGCGATGGTTTCAATCCCATAACCTTTCAGTTTCTCCGCCGTCTTTGGTCCGATGCCGGGAATGAGCCGGACGGAATGGCCGCCCAGTTTTTCCGGCGCTTCTTCGGGCCAAATGGCCAGGCAGCCGTCGGGCTTGGCCAGGCCGCTGCTGATTTTCGCCAGGAGCTTGTTGCTGCTCACCCCGATGGAAACAGCCAGGCCCAGCTCTTCTCGCACCGCTTTGCGGATGGACCGGGCCACGGCCAGGCCGGTGCCCCGGTTTACCTCTAAGTAGGCCTCGTCGATGGAAACCTCCTCTATAAGAGGGGTGAACCGCTGGTAAATGGCCACCACTTTCCGGGACATCTCCTTGTACCTCTTGAAGTTCACCGGCAGGAAGATCCCATGGGGGCACAGCTTCTTCGCCATGAACATAGGCATGGCGGACCGCACCCCATAGGCCCGGGCCTCATAGGAACAAGTTGACACCACGCCCCGGCCGCCGGGGTCCCCGCCCACGATCACCGGCTTACCTTTTAGCTGGGGATGATCCAATTGCTCCACCGAGGCAAAAAAAGCATCCAAATCACACAATAAGATGTCCCCGCGTTTCATGTCCATCACCATCTTTATTTTAACACTATTTGACAGCGCTGCAGCAAGTTTTCGCTCGTCGTCTTGATGTTGGTGATGGCTTGGGAAATATCACCGATGGCGCCTTTCTCCTGCATGGATAAGGTAGCGATATTCTCGATGTGCTCCTGATTCACCTTCATTTCGTGGGCCAGCTGTTCCAGGGCAGGTGCAATATCCCCCACCACTTGATGCATGTTATCCACATAGGACTTGATCCGGTCGGCGGAAGCCTGGCTGTCATTGGCCAGCTTCCTCACTTCCTGGGCCACGACGCCAAATCCCCTGCCTAAATCCCCGGCTCTTGCCGCCTCAATGGCCGCATTCAAAGCCAGCAGGTTGGTTTGCCTGGCAATGTTCCTAATGGTATCCATCACCGCATTGATGCTGTCGGCCGCTTTGACCAGTGAATCAGCAATGGTGTAAAGATGATTGATATTGGCCACGTCTTCCGCAATCTTGGTCACTACCGCCGTGACCGTGATACCCGTATTCTCAATGGATTTATCCATCTCCTGAATAGCTGCGGTGATTTCCTCAATCTGGTCATTCAAGTTTTGGGAAATCTGCTGGGTTTCGCTGACCAGGCGCTCATAGTTAACCCGCAAAACACCTTTGATGACTTCCTTTGTACTGTCATAAGTGGCAATTCTCCTGGCAGCGATGATCACTGCCTCTTTAGGCACATACCCATCGTACTTGACACGGAGCATCCCCTCGGGTCCTACCATGGTCTCCGCACCGGCTATGTACTTGGCCGCCGCCAATCCTGCCGCCACTTCCTCCTCCGGCATCTCATTGTAAGCGATGACTTCATATTTGAGATGGTCTAACCCCTTCTGGCGGCAATACTCGATGATTTTATTCCCCTGGGCGAAATTGTTGTTGAACACAACGACCGTGGCACCCGCCGGCAGCCTGGCCAGGGCCAGGTAGAAAGGAGTATCCGGAACCAGTTCCAGGGCGACTATTTTATCCCGGGGCACACCTTTTGAGACAACTTCATCCACTCTGGTGGGTAATGCCACAAATAAGTCCGCCATGGCGGGATCCTGTAAAGCTTTGACCGGGATGCCCCCGGCGGCGACTTCATCGCCGAAAATATC is a window from the Clostridia bacterium genome containing:
- the pstA gene encoding phosphate ABC transporter permease PstA, which produces MKPQQVEKVVQGVLWVNGLLTVVILLVIIVYILSQGLPMIDWDFLTGSPRKMGAAGGIFPAIVSTVYFVIVTVVVATPLGIGTAVFLAEYAPSGLFTRWVRFGVNVLAGIPSIVYGLFGFTFFVVILKPLTGGWSILSGSLTAALMMLPVLVRSTEEAIKALPRSYVEGSLALGATKWQTIARVVLPAAMPGILTGIILGVGRIVGETAALLVTLGGSVLLPASVFDPARTLAMHIYLVAMEVGAMEVAFGAAAVLILLVLTINLAARLVGRFYAGVR
- the pstC gene encoding phosphate ABC transporter permease subunit PstC, coding for MTGRIKLEHLYTALLGISAGIFLLAFVAIGFFIFLQGYPVFKDPGPAGFLLGLEWSPGAGKFGVFPMLVGSIAVTLGALVLGVPFSLLTAVFLAEYAPKRAVSVLNPAIELLAGIPSVIYGLFGMTTVVPIVRALEKAFLTGQSAGAPATGFSLLAAVMILSIMIAPTVINMGVDALQAVPREFKEGSLALGATRWQTIKEVVLPVARSGIFTGIILGMGRAIGETMAVIMVAGNTALVPTSLFSPVRTLTSNIAIEIGYAAQGPHTQALYGTGIVLFVLIVLLNALAVKIAAQGGQVK
- a CDS encoding phosphate ABC transporter substrate-binding protein; the protein is MRRWKKVISWLGMVAVGLVFCGCAQDSNGSTLSGSIQIGGSTSVQGLAEELAAEFMARHPGVKIDVAGGGSGAGIKGAQTGTVDIGTSSRELQPEEKQVKEFLIAKDGIAIIVHRDNEVNDLTLDQLRKIFSGEITNWREVGGNDAPIMLVVREEGSGTRGAFEEMVLGEGETIPVEALVQNSTGAVRTAVAGNPDAIGFISAGMINDQVKAVTIDGVAPSTAAILDGSYKIARPFLFLTGEEPQGLTQVFIEFVLSPEGQRIVGESFVPVGN
- a CDS encoding pyridoxamine 5'-phosphate oxidase — encoded protein: MAKLTEAMKEMVANHQCYIATVDENGYPNIGPKRSTRVLDDSTLMFVEGTGKQTYQNLLANPKVAIAVADRSVLDGYRFVGTAEVLHEGELYERAAAMSAQAGMPKPKAVVKVHVEAIYSLKPGSAGERID
- the dinB gene encoding DNA polymerase IV, which produces MKRGDILLCDLDAFFASVEQLDHPQLKGKPVIVGGDPGGRGVVSTCSYEARAYGVRSAMPMFMAKKLCPHGIFLPVNFKRYKEMSRKVVAIYQRFTPLIEEVSIDEAYLEVNRGTGLAVARSIRKAVREELGLAVSIGVSSNKLLAKISSGLAKPDGCLAIWPEEAPEKLGGHSVRLIPGIGPKTAEKLKGYGIETIAQLAAYPREWFLREFGSWGEEMYDYVHWRDDRPLVLDRERKSIGREETLPEDVTDEKQVLSILNGLSAEVGYRLRKSGHLARTVTLKIRYADFKTITRSCTSEDLFYTDQDIFAAARELYLSLKNLAPIRLVGIQVSNLEQGRQLSLFDDRKEKEIKLAQLVDQLNDKYGKGTIKRSSLFKP